The nucleotide sequence GGTCTTCCGCCAGCTGCAGGAAGCCTATCCGGAGCTCCAGGCCAACGCCAACTTCCGTGACCTGCAGGCGCAGATCGAGGGGACCGAGAACCGCATCTCCATCGCGCGGCAGGATTACAACGAGGCGGTGCAGCAGTATAACACCACCATCCGCACCTTCCCCGACGCGATCGGCGCACGGATCATCCATGGCGCCAAGCCCAGGGTTCCGTTCGAGGCGGTGACCCCGGGCGCCGACGTCGCGCCCAAGATCAACTTCAACACGCAGTAAGGTGCGCGGCGCGCTCATGCTCGGGACCCTGCTCGTTGCCGGCTGCGGAGGCGAGCGTGATGGCGCTACGCCTGCCGTCGGTGTGGGAGAGCGATCCTCTCCGAACGACGGGGGCGGGCGGATCATCGATCTCGCTGGCGTCCTTACGCCGGCCGAGAAGCTCGCGCTTGATCGGCGGGTCGCCCACGAACGGCAGGCCGATGGACGAGCGGTCCTTTTCATCGTCCTGAAGGCCGACGAGGCGCAAAGCCTGGAACAGGTAGGCTGGGCGGTCGGCAGGTCGATCGGAGCAAGCCGCCCCATCATCGTCCTTATCGATCCGGCCAGCCGTCAGGTGCGGGTCGAAGGGGATATACGGCTCGAGGACAAGGCTGCCGTCGCCGCCGCGATGCGCGATGACCTAGCCACCGGCAAGATTGCGCAGGCGGTCGATCGTGGCCTCACCCGACTTGAACAGCGGGCGCCCTGATGGCGCGCCTGCTTCTCCTCTGGCTCGCCGCCCTAGCGCTAGTTCAGCCTGCCGCGGCTCAGGACTTTCCCAAGCTCGACAACAGGCGCGTTGTTGATGCCGCTGAGATCATCCCGCCGGCCGAGGAAGCGGCGCTCAACGCCAAGTTGGAAGCACTCGAACAGCAAAGCACCCGCCAGCTGGTGGTCGCGACCGTTCCCGATCTCGGCGGTCTCGAGATTGAAGACTATGGCGTCCGTCTCGGCCGAAGCTGGGGAATCGGGCAGAAGGAAGCGGACAATGGCGCCATCCTTCTGGTCGCGCCGAATCAGCGGCGTGTGCGGGTAGAGGTCGGCCTCGGGCTCGAGCCCATTCTCACCGATGCCTTCTCAAACCGCGTCATCGAGGACACCATCATCCCGCGTTTTCGCGAGGGTGACTTCCCTGGTGGGATCACGGCGGGCACCGATGCCCTTATTGCGCAACTCCAGGCTCCTCCCGAAGTGGCAGAGCGGGCCGTACTCGAGGCGGCGCAGAAGCAGCAGGCGCAACAGTCCAGGCAGCGCTCCTCCGGCGGTGCCGGCATCATCCCGGTCGTCTTCTGGGTGATGGTGGTCGGCTTCGTGCTCCTTTCCTTTGCCCGCCGCGCGGGCGGTCGTCGCTATCGTGGCAAGCGCAAGCGGGGCCGGGGTGGCGTCGATCCGCTGGTCGTGCTGTGGGGCCTCGATGTCCTCAGCCATGCTGCCCGCTCCGGCAGGGGTGGTGGCGGCGGCTGGGGCGGCGGCTTCGGCGGGGGTGGCGGCTTCGGGGGAGGCGGTGGCTTCTCGGGCGGCGGCGGTTCGTTCGGCGGCGGGGGAGCGTCGGGATCATGGTAAGCCTTCGCCTCACGCCCGAGGATCACCAGCGCGTCAGCACCGCCATCGCCGCGGCCGAAGCGGGCAGCGACGGCGAGATATTGACCATCGTGTCCGGCGAATCCGACGCCTATCACGACGTCGCCCTGCACTGGGCGGTGGCGGCGATGATCCTCGTCCTCGCCTTTGCGGCCTGGCAGACGGCCTTCCTTGCCTCGCTGTGGGACCGGCTGTTCGGCGACTGGGGGGAGCATGCGACCCCCGGTCAGCTGCTCTTCTTCGTGATGATCCTGGCAGTGGCGAAATTCCTCGCCGTGCTGCTGATCCTCAAGTGGCGGCCGCTGCGGCTGGCGCTGACCCCCGGCGCGACCAAGACCCGCCGGGTCCGCCGCCGCGCCATCGCCCTGTTCCGCGCCGCCGCCGAGCGGCGGACGGTCGGGCGCACCGGCGTGCTCATCTACCTCAGCCTTGCCGAGCACCGCGCCGAGATCGTCGCCGACGAGGCGGTGGCGAAGGTCACCACGCCCGAATGCTGGGGCGACGCCATGGCCGAACTGGTCGCCGAGATCCGCGCCGCCAGGCCCGGCGAGGGACTGGTGCTGGCGGTCGAGGAGGTCGGCGAAGTGCTCGCCCGCCATTTCCCCAAGACCGGCGGCGACAGCAACGAAATCCCTGACAAGCTGATCGAGCTGTGAGCCGCGATCCCGATTT is from Sphingomonas sp. LHG3406-1 and encodes:
- a CDS encoding TPM domain-containing protein; the encoded protein is MLGTLLVAGCGGERDGATPAVGVGERSSPNDGGGRIIDLAGVLTPAEKLALDRRVAHERQADGRAVLFIVLKADEAQSLEQVGWAVGRSIGASRPIIVLIDPASRQVRVEGDIRLEDKAAVAAAMRDDLATGKIAQAVDRGLTRLEQRAP
- a CDS encoding TPM domain-containing protein, with the translated sequence MARLLLLWLAALALVQPAAAQDFPKLDNRRVVDAAEIIPPAEEAALNAKLEALEQQSTRQLVVATVPDLGGLEIEDYGVRLGRSWGIGQKEADNGAILLVAPNQRRVRVEVGLGLEPILTDAFSNRVIEDTIIPRFREGDFPGGITAGTDALIAQLQAPPEVAERAVLEAAQKQQAQQSRQRSSGGAGIIPVVFWVMVVGFVLLSFARRAGGRRYRGKRKRGRGGVDPLVVLWGLDVLSHAARSGRGGGGGWGGGFGGGGGFGGGGGFSGGGGSFGGGGASGSW